The nucleotide window TTTCAAAAGTATATACCAATCTGGAAACAGAAAGAAAATCTACAGAAACTTTTGAAGATAAATTCAATGGATTTGCTGCCAGACTTCAGGCGCTGGATGAGCTTGGTAAAAATTCCGCTATCATAGGACTTGCAGCAGCCTTTATTATGGGATTATTCATCTGTCTCGAGATTTCTCCGGTTCTGGTAAAGCTAATTTCTCACATAGGACCTTATGATTATCTTTTAGAAAAAACAGAAAATGATTTCAGATTGTATTCCAAAGAAAAAATTGAAAAAGGAAATGCTCTGACAGACTTTAGAATTGAGGATTTTAAGGATAACTTGAAAAACTAAGAGAATACATTAAGATATACATTAGAGAAAAAATCTATAATAATATCAATTCTAATAAATAAAATCTAACCTTTTGCTTTATAGTGAAAGGTTTTTCTTTTAATGAGGTATTTTATGCGAAATATTTTCTAATTTTATATGACTTAAAATCCTTATTATCATGAAAAACTTATTTTTTGCATGTACACTGCTAATATGCAGTGCATTTGCTCCTGTCCTAAAAGCTCAAGCAACAGAACCATTTTTAGGACAAATAGCCTTTGTACCTTATAATTTTGCTCCAAAATACTGGGCAGAATGTAATGGGCAGCTCCTGCCTATCGCTCAAAACCAAGCTCTTTTTTCATTGTTAGGAACCACGTATGGAGGAAATGGAACTACCACATTTGCCTTACCTGATATGAGAGGAAGGGTACTTGTACATAATGGACAGGCTCCGGGAGGAGGTACTACTTACAGCATGGGGCAAATTGGAGGAGCTGAAAGCGTAACATTAACTATAACAGAAATGCCAGCCCATAATCATACTGTAAGTGCTGTAACAGCAGAAGGAAACCAAAATTCACCAACCAATAATCTTCCGGCAGACACAAAAGTTCTTGATAAAGAATATTCTGATGCAGCAGCAAATACAACTATGAAAAACACGATGATAGGAAATACAGGAGGAAACCAGCCTCATGAAAACAGGCCTCCTTTTATTACCCTGAAATGCATCATTGCATTGGCAGGGGTTTACCCATCACAAAATTAATATTTATGAAAATTCTTTACTTATTATGTCTGATAGCCGGAAGCACAGCTTTGGCACAGACCATAACATTTAGTGGATGTCCTAATCTGTTCAGCAGCCCTCCCAACACATTTATTTTTAATAAAACCGGTGTAGATGCTTTTAACAAGAACATTTATATGACAACTCCCATTGACGGCGGACAGGATTGCAGTGGATTAGGCACCTGTGAATTTAAGATTCAATGGAATAATGCTCTTACAAGATGGGAATTTCTAGGCGATGAGGGCAATGGAACTTTTACCATTCCTTATCTGATCTATTATAATTCAACAGGAAATAATTCATTATCAATACCTCCAGGTAATAATGTCGGAACCTGGGTTGAAAATACAGCAATGACCAACGGACAATGTGGAGGAAATCTTACTACAGGAAATTCCACTATGACGGGTGATGTACAGACCACAACATTAGGAACGTCAGAATTTGCTAAAAATAAAATTCAGATCTTCCCTAATCCGGTAACAGATTTTATCAGTATTTCCGGTATTGATAACGGTATGTCTATCCAGATTTATAATATAGATGGACGTCTTGTAAAATCAGAAATGTTTGATTCCAGAATTGATGTTTCGCAACTAGTTCCTGGTGGCTATATATTAAAAATAAATACCAGAAATTTTCAGACTCATCAATTTAAATTTGTGAAAAAATAAACTACATTTTTAGAAAATCTATTGACAGCTTCCGGTAATTCCGGAAGTTGTCATTTTTAGGATAAGGAATATTTTTTGCATGAATTGTATTATGCCATCAAGTGTTGTCAACCATTTTATTTATTTCCCTGAGACTGAAATATTGAGAATTATATATCAGTCAGGAGCGGTTTATGACTATCTGAAAGTCTCCGCAGATATTGTTGAAAAATTCGGGAAGGCAAGATCTAAAGGGCAATTCCTGAACAAGGTTATCAAGCCCAGATTTAAATATATTAAGATTGAATAAAAAATGTCCCCATAAGAATGGAGACATTTATATTTATTATAATAAGCGGTATTTAGCTTATTTAATGATCAATTTAGATGACTTAGAATCTTTTCCATTAGAAACCTGA belongs to Chryseobacterium gleum and includes:
- a CDS encoding T9SS type A sorting domain-containing protein; the protein is MKILYLLCLIAGSTALAQTITFSGCPNLFSSPPNTFIFNKTGVDAFNKNIYMTTPIDGGQDCSGLGTCEFKIQWNNALTRWEFLGDEGNGTFTIPYLIYYNSTGNNSLSIPPGNNVGTWVENTAMTNGQCGGNLTTGNSTMTGDVQTTTLGTSEFAKNKIQIFPNPVTDFISISGIDNGMSIQIYNIDGRLVKSEMFDSRIDVSQLVPGGYILKINTRNFQTHQFKFVKK
- a CDS encoding phage tail protein; the protein is MKNLFFACTLLICSAFAPVLKAQATEPFLGQIAFVPYNFAPKYWAECNGQLLPIAQNQALFSLLGTTYGGNGTTTFALPDMRGRVLVHNGQAPGGGTTYSMGQIGGAESVTLTITEMPAHNHTVSAVTAEGNQNSPTNNLPADTKVLDKEYSDAAANTTMKNTMIGNTGGNQPHENRPPFITLKCIIALAGVYPSQN
- a CDS encoding KTSC domain-containing protein gives rise to the protein MNCIMPSSVVNHFIYFPETEILRIIYQSGAVYDYLKVSADIVEKFGKARSKGQFLNKVIKPRFKYIKIE